The Capsicum annuum cultivar UCD-10X-F1 unplaced genomic scaffold, UCD10Xv1.1 ctg2574, whole genome shotgun sequence genomic interval gaTGAATCAGCCTAAAGGATTCGCCTTTGATTGTCTATTAGAGTACCTAGACTCAAAATTTTCTCCAATCTCTGATTCTGGTTTCAGAACCTGTACCAAACTACCATCAAGTATGACCAAAGAGATACTGATTGCCGATATTATTGATGAGGTCGAAGAGTGGACACAATTTTTTGGTTTGATCCCAGACGAGCTAATAGAATAGGATATGAGCCATTCTTTTGGTAAATGTACGAACTTCGAGattgaataatatgaatgtgGCACTGAAGTTGCTAGGCATATTCTCCAAGAATTAGTTGATGAAGTTGTTTTAGACCTCTATTGTTCTAGCTAAATTTGGTGGAACTGTTAATAGCTCCTCTTTTTGTGACTTTGTTGCAAGCCTATCAGTGCTGTTCTCATGTGATAACTCTTgactcaataatgtcaagcaaaGTATTTTGTACAAATCATTGATTCTGCGTCTGATTCTACTTATTGTACTTGTGCTTTTGCATttataaatattaagaaaaatccCTTCGTGAACATCTGTTTGAAGTAGAACATTACAAGCGCAAaatgaaaaatggttgaataTTAAGAACAATTTGAAAGGAAACGTAATAAGCCTAAATGGATGCATATGCAAAAATCTGTTACTACCTCCgacccaaattatgtgtcgcccatcccaaaataaatgtcgtctttccttatttggaaaGTTTTCAAAGGTACAATTACCTTTTTGCCGACTGTGAATTAGATGAAGTGCTTTCTTCATCGAAGGATCGTGTTTTATCGTTGAATCTTCCATTAGACAATGTCATTCTGCTAGATTTTGCGGAGATACATTCCACTATATCTTCTTCCTCATGGTCCAGTGGACTGCTCAACATCTCAAGCTCTTTTGTCTTGTTATTCTTCGTATCACCCTCGTCAAATCGACTAACATGCTCCGGAGAAACATGCTCTTGTTCCTCGGACCATGTTTTTGCCCTTGAACTTGACGAGCTTGGAGTGATCGTAGTTTCTGTTTGTCAGAGAGTCTCCTGTTGATTATATACATTGCAAACAGCTGCCACACTCATCTCCCCACTTTTAGAATCCTCACTATCTTGAGAGATCCTAACCGAGTAGCTCGTTGGATCTACTCTCTTAGTGTCAAGTTTGGCTCGGAACGTGTTATAATTGTCAGATAAGTTTCTTGGCTGAATGTTATCACTTTCGTCAAGGTAAAGGACAGTTCTCTTCTCTTTTAGCTTCAACTATGTGTCTCTGCTACCTCTCGGACTGATAGATTTTCCAGGTGATGGTCGTGTTTTCTCTTTCATTCTGCCCGGGGACTTCACAGGAAGAAACGCAGATGAAGGGTTGcaaatgttgatgtctcaacagCTCGGCAGCCTATAAGTAGaggtaaaaaattatatcaagatgaatctcaatttaatactccctccgtttcattttgtttttctggTTTTGATTTGGCACGAAGTTTAAGACATAAAAGAAgacttgaatcttgtggtcttaaaataAAGGTATGCAGAATGTATCAAAATGTAATTTAAGTTTGTGATCTTTAAACATGCCACGtagaaagttataattaaggAGTTGTTGTAGAAGGAAAGAAACATTCtcttttaaacggactaaaaaggaaaataagactTAACAGATTGAAACGGAAAGAATAAAATTTGAACATATGTAGCCCGCAGGTCGGTGTTCTGGAGTTTTCCTTGGCATGCTTTTTATTATCTGTTTCCTGCAAGAATTAAATCCGCTTTGTCAGCTGACTAATTTGTTATACTTGTGGCGTGCTGAGAAGGAAGATACATACAAGGTGGAGGAGTATATAATCGTAAGTGGTGAGAACAAACCCCGGTTTATTTTGTTGATAAGTCCAGTTTTGTCCTGTTGGATTCATATTGTCACTAAATCATATAGAAGATATGAGGAtaaagaacttcactttttttttgtgtAACAAGTATAACTTTTCGAGGTATTGTTTACGAAGTTCAGATAGCTGAAAAATCAACTTACAGAAGCTTTAAACGGGGGTCGATGTGCAGCAATGTCAAACATACAGTATCCTAAAATCACCTTTAAGtgttagtattagggacatgatgtAAAGAGCTGAAATACATCGCTTCATCAACATTCTTATTTCTTACCAAGCGACCATATACCAGATTTATAGCCATAGGGTTTGCCGGCAAGGAGCTCAGGGCACATGTGTTTTGGTGTGCCAGATACCTATTACATGAAATTTGTTCCAAAATTAAGNNNNNNNNNNNNNNNNNNNNNNNNNNNNNNNNNNNNNNNNNNNNNNNNNNNNNNNNNNNNNNNNNNNNNNNNNNNNNNNNNNNNNNNNNNNNNNNNNNNNNNNNNNNNNNNNNNNNNNNNNNNNNNNNNNNNNNNNNNNNNNNNNNNNNNNNNNNNNNNNNNNNNNNNNNNNNNNNNNNNNNNNNNNNNNNNNNNNNNNNNNNNNNNNNNNNNNNNNNNNNNNNNNNNNNNNNNNNNNNNNNNNNNNNNNNNNNNNNNNNNNNNNNNNNNNNNNNNNNNNNNNNNNNNNNNNNNNNNNNNNNNNNNNNNNNNNNNNNNNNNNNNNNNNNNNNNNNNNNNNNNNNNNNNNNNNNNNNNNNNNNNNNNNNNNNNNNNNNNNNNNNNNNNNNNNNNNNNNNNNNNNNNNNNNNNNNNNNNNNNNNNNNNNNNNNNNNNNNNNNNNNNNNNNNNNNNNNNNNNNNNNNNNNNNNNNNNNNNNNNNNNNNNNNNNNNNNNNNNNNNNNNNNNNNNNNNNNNNNNNNNNNNNNNNNNNNNNNNNNNNNNNNNNNNNNNNNNNNNNNNNNNNNNNNNNNNNNNNNNNNNNNNNNNNNNNNNNNNNNNNNNNNNNNNNNNNNNNNNNNNNNNNNNNNNNNNNNNNNNNNNNNNNNNNNNNNNNNNNNNNNNNNNNNNNNNNNNNNNNNNNNNNNNNNNNNNNNNNNNNNNNNNNNNNNNNNNNNNNNNNNNNNNNNNNNNNNNNNNNNNNNNNNNNNNNNNNNNNNNNNNNNNNNNNNNNNNNNNNNNNNNNNNNNNNNNNNNNNNNNNNNNNNNNNNNNNNNNNNNNNNNNNNNNNNNNNNNNNNNNNNNNNNNNNNNNNNNNNNNNNNNNNNNNNNNNNNNNNNNNNNNNNNNNNNNNNNNNNNNNNNNNNNNNNNNNNNNNNNNNNNNNNNNNNNNNNNNNNNNNNNNNNNNNNNNNNNNNNNNNNNNNNNNNNNNNNNNNNNNNNNNNNNNNNNNNNNNNNNNNNNNNNNNNNNNNNNNNNNNNNNNNNNNNNNNNNNNNNNNNNNNNNNNNNNNNNNNNNNNNNNNNNNNNNNNNNNNNNNNNNNNNNNNNNNNNNNNNNNNNNNNNNNNNNNNNNNNNNNNNNNNNNNNNNNNNNNNNNNNNNNNNNNNNNNNNNNNNNNNNNNNNNNNNNNNNNNNNNNNNNNNNNNNNNNNNNNNNNNNNNNNNNNNNNNNNNNNNNNNNNNNNNNNNNNNNNNNNNNNNNNNNNNNNNNNNNNNNNNNNNNNNNNNNNNNNNNNNNNNNNNNNNNNNNNNNNNNNNNNNNNNNNNNNNNNNNNNNNNNNNNNNNNNNNNNNNNNNNNNNNNNNNNNNNNNNNNNNNNNNNNNNNNNNNNNNNNNNNNNNNNNNNNNNNNNNNNNNNNNNNNNNNNNNNNNNNNNNNNNNNNNNNNNNNNNNNNNNNNNNNNNNNNNNNNNNNNNNNNNNNNNNNNNNNNNNNNNNNNNNNNNNNNNNNNNNNNNNNNNNNNNNNNNNNNNNNNNNNNNNNNNNNNNNNNNNNNNNNNNNNNNNNNNNNNNNNNNNNNNNNNNNNNNNNNNNNNNNNNNNNNNNNNNNNNNNNNNNNNNNNNNNNNNNNNNNNNNNNNNNNNNNNNNNNNNNNNNNNNNNNNNNNNNNNNNNNNNNNNNNNNNNNNNNNNNNNNNNNNNNNNNNNNNNNNNNNNNNNNNNNNNNNNNNNNNNNNNNNNNNNNNNNNNNNNNNNNNNNNNNNNNNNNNNNNNNNNNNNNNNNNNNNNNNNNNNNNNNNNNNNNNNNNNNNNNNNNNNNNNNNNNNNNNNNNNNNNNNNNNNNNNNNNNNNNNNNNNNNNNNNNNNNNNNNNNNNNNNNNNNNNNNNNNNNNNNNNNNNNNNNNNNNNNNNNNNNNNNNNNNNNNNNNNNNNNNNNNNNNNNNNNNNNNNNNNNNNNNNNNNNNNNNNNNNNNNNNNNNNNNNNNNNNNNNNNNNNNNNNNNNNNNNNNNNNNNNNNNNNNNNNNNNNNNNNNNNNNNNNNNNNNNNNNNNNNNNNNNNNNNNNNNNNNNNNNNNNNNNNNNNNNNNNNNNNNNNNNNNNNNNNNNNNNNNNNNNNNNNNNNNNNNNNNNNNNNNNNNNNNNNNNNNNNNNNNNNNNNNNNNNNNNNNNNNNNNNNNNNNNNNNNNNNNNNNNNNNNNNNNNNNNNNNNNNNNNNNNNNNNNNNNNNNNNNNNNNNNNNNNNNNNNNNNNNNNNNNNNNNNNNNNNNNNNNNNNNNNNNNNNNNNNNNNNNNNNNNNNNNNNNNNNNNNNNNNNNNNNNNNNNNNNNNNNNNNNNNNNNNNNNNNNNNNNNNNNNNNNNNNNNNNNNNNNNNNNNNNNNNNNNNNNNNNNNNNNNNNNNNNNNNNNNNNNNNNNNNNNNNNNNNNNNNNNNNNNNNNNNNNNNNNNNNNNNNNNNNNNNNNNNNNNNNNNNNNNNNNNNNNNNNNNNNNNNNNNNNNNNNNNNNNNNNNNNNNNNNNNNNNNNNNNNNNNNNNNNNNNNNNNNNNNNNNNNNNNNNNNNNNNNNNNNNNNNNNNNNNNNNNNNNNNNNNNNNNNNNNNNNNNNNNNNNNNNNNNNNNNNNNNNNNNNNNNNNNNNNNNNNNNNNNNNNNNNNNNNNNNNNNNNNNNNNNNNNNNNNNNNNNNNNNNNNNNNNNNNNNNNNNNNNNNNNNNNNNNNNNNNNNNNNNNNNNNNNNNNNNNNNNNNNNNNNNNNNNNNNNNNNNNNNNNNNNNNNNNNNNNNNNNNNNNNNNNNNNNNNNNNNNNNNNNNNNNNNNNNNNNNNNNNNNNNNNNNNNNNNNNNNNNNNNNNNNNNNNNNNNNNNNNNNNNNNNNNNNNNNNNNNNNNNNNNNNNNNNNNNNNNNNNNNNNNNNNNNNNNNNNNNNNNNNNNNNNNNNNNNNNNNNNNNNNNNNNNNNNNNNNNNNNNNNNNNNNNNNNNNNNNNNNNNNNNNNNNNNNNNNNNNNNNNNNNNNNNNNNNNNNNNNNtaatactccctccgtttcattttgtttttctggTTTTGATTTGGCACGAAGTTTAAGACATAAAAGAAgacttgaatcttgtggtcttaaaataAAGGTATGCAGAATGTATCAAAATGTAATTTAAGTTTGTGATCTTTAAACATGCCACATAGAAAGTTAGAATTAAGGAGTTGTTGTAAAAGGAAAGAAACATTCgcttttaaacggactaaaaagcaAAATAAGACTTAACTGATTGAAACGGAAAGAATAACATTTGAACATATGTAGCTCGCAATCACATTAGGTCGGTGTTCTGGAGTTTTCCTTAGCATGCTTTTTATTATCTGTTTCCTGCAAGAATTAAATCCGCTTTGTCAACTGACTGATTTGTTATACTTGTGGCGTGCTGAGAAGGAAGATACTTGCAAGGTGGAGGAGTATATAATCGGAAGTGGTGAGAACAAACCCCGGTTTATTTTGTTGATAAGTCCAGTTTTGTCCTGTTGGATTTACATTGTCACTATATCATATAGAAGATATCAGGATAAagaacttctcttttttttttttgcgtaaCAAGTATAACTTTTCGAGGTATTGTTTACGAAGTTCAGATAGCTGAAAAATCAACTCACAGAATCTTTAAACTGGGGTTGATGTGCAGCAATGTCAAACATACAGTATCCTAAAATCACATTAAACTGGGGTTGCTTCATCAACATTGTTATTTATTACTAAGCGACCATATATCAAATTTATAGCCATAGGGTATACCGTCAAGGAGCTCAAGGCACATGTCGTTTGGTGTGCCAGATACCTATTACATGAAATTTGTTCCAAAATAAAGGATTAGCTGTACAACTCGACTTCTTTTTCTCAAATGCATTAAGCTAGGTGCTATGGCGACAGGAGCTTTGTAATATGATGAATACCACAATATTTTTTCTGATAAAAAGGAAGATGACCACCATAACATTTTGGTACCTATGACcgaaaataaaagtaaattttaGGTTTTCTCGGTCTTGGAGGGAGATGGGATTTCTCTCTTGCTAAATAGATATGCTGAATCGATTGTTAGGTGATAATAGATGGTCGAAACTTGCATGTAAGTAAGACGTTCATTTTGCCGCAATAGAAATTCATACCGAGGAAGCAAGGCCTTCTGCATCTAGCAATTTTCCTAATCCAAAATCACCTGTGACAATCAAGTGAATTTGAAGGATAGTAAAGAAGAAAACACGACCCAACCAAGCAATTGTTCGGGCATTCTTAGCTAACCTGATGTCGTTGTCCTTTGTGATGAATATTTTACATAActgaattcaaaatagttcacgaTAAAAACGTTTCATGCTAAGAAGGCTTTTCTATTTCGCCGATTACAGCAAGTTTTTACCTTGAGGACTCTATGATGAACGCGGTTGGAATGCAGATGCTCCAAAGATAACAATGGATGAGTCAGCCATTTGCAGAGTTTCTATAATAGCTggaaaaaaacaacataaaaacacgcAACTTTTTAAGCTACCGGGAAGGCACAGAGAAGATTCAGAAGTATTGAAATCGCATTTAACTACCTCTTCCGGGAAAAGTGCTCCTCTAGACTTCCTCATGACCTCCACCCTGAGCACGGGGAGGAAAAATCGTCACCGTCCTCAGATTACACCACAAAAGAAGTTCTATGATCATCctattcatttctttcttttcaacCTCACTACCCCTTCTATCGTTATTGGTACGAGGGAGTATTTATGAAATCTGAGATCTTTCATTCTCCAGATACCTGGATTTGCTTACAACACAGGCTGAAAACAGACACGATCTTGGCAAAAGGTTGCGCTCTACAAACACAGGTTAGCCATATTTTACGATAAAATATAGTCGGTGACAATGATGAAGAATTTTACTTAACAATTGTTTTCCCTTCCCTCGTTTAGTGGCtccttttgttctttattcttatcTTTCCTTATAGGTACACATTTAAAATGTTAGCAAAATCAGGGATAATCACTGACATATTTTAATCTTCGCAATAATCGGCAACGATGCATATACAGATCCcctgaaagaaaaagaaagtggaGCTTTTTCTCTGGTGCAGCTTATGCAGCAATAATCGCAACTATTAAAGGCTACGTTTTGCACTTTCTGATCGAAGCAACGACAAAACTGGATGATAGGATACCTTGTCCACCCAAGAATCTTTCTACTATAAAAGTTATGGATGGCTTAGTTTAGCTATCAAATTCACCTGCAACGGAAAAATAACCATCTATCATCCGATTAGAAGAATATTCTCCAAGCATATCTTACTATCAAGTAAAACttttcatataataaattataagatGAGTCGAAGATTTTGTATCTAAATATTCTTGGTTTGAAAGGAAAGATTGGAGCAACTATTTGATGACCTAACTTCTTTCACTCGACATTTAAGCGTGTCCATATTCCATACTGCCTATTCATCAAAATGTATATTTGGTAGAGAGATGTACACCTCTTCGCGTCCAGATTATCCACTTCAAGAAAGTAGTGTTATTGATACAGGGAAAAtcataggtgtgaagtacttacTGGTTCTTCTTTTCTATTGCTAAGAGGAAAAAAAACTACTTCACGTGTGACTCCAACGAGAAAGTTCTAAATTTCTACTTCAGTTCAATCCTACTTGTCAGCTCATGTCATTGTTTTTTGGGAAGCTCGTCTTGCGGATGCCTGATCCTTCGAACTCAAACCATGAGTTAAGACATTGGGGCATATATATTATTCTGTTGAAACAATCTTCTCCAAAACCTACGCTCATCAGATGCAAACCAGCATTCATGCAGATAAGAATGAAGATGTCTAAAGGTTTCCATCGATAGAATTCATAGGATGCTCAATGCATTGGTCAGGACAATCACTCCTTACAAAGTCCAGCATGCTAAACACTCTAAGAAGAAAAAAGGTTTGGATGGCAACACACGCTTCAAGTCGTACAATAAGATAGTTAAAATGGTACCAGCAAAGGAAGAATGTTGTGGTATGAGAGTGATAATCCAAGATGTTTAGAAGAAGTAcaattgaaatagaacaacaacaacaagaagaagccCAGTgtatctggggagggtaaaatgtacacagtccataccgctacccccgaagaagtagagaggttgtttcctatagacccccggcaattgaaatagaagaacatcAATAAAAATCAGTTTATCAAATACTTTATGATGGAACACCTCATACAATGTAGCTCACTACCGAAACTATGAGTAGAATTTTTCGATTAGACAAAAATCTAGTAAGTACGAGATATTGAATGTATGTATTATTCTgaattgctttatatttcataaacgcGATGTTCCTTGGTTGAAGTTTTTGTTTGTCCCTTTGTTGTTTCGTGATGTACTTAACGAActtgttgtaacaccccgtattcaagtacgtgtattggcgtattcaattacgtgtatttttcttatttatatggaattaattttttttattttatttataacggaatttgcccgtcgatggttccatacgaaggttattgaataagctttccaacgatataaatatttccaaaaatggataggtttcggatataatcgagcacgttcgaaactataaaacggtggccgggatatttgggaatagtaaatgtgccggaaaatttcctgcacacaaactactgaggccagcccaATTTTTAGGTCAagttcgaacgatcataactaccttaatataatgaactgggagagctgcgacctatgaaaagtaATATATTTCACTCTTCTTTcaaatgcaattggtttcatctaaatccaacgtctgagtaaggaattatactcattttacttcggcttatcaaaacagatttttagggtcaacttcaaatgaccataactccttgtacaggacgaactgggtggcctaatttatatgaaatgaaatccctttgaattatccttccaacgatttgaatttcacccaaatctgatatcggagcaaaaagttattgtcgatctactttagcttatcaaaacagtccaccaaaggacagatttgacattatttaaattttaaaggcattttggtcatttcctattatattatggacgggaatatgtgtatttatacatgtatatgagttcaaaaactcattttcatcatcaacaaaccctagccaaatttgacttttaaattacttttgattcaaccgtagaaattccaaagtaatccgaaaactgcgtttgtcatctcgagagcttcgaacggctcctattatttgtgcaaacaggattgaataatcaagaggtgaattataaggtatgaatattgtttgcctttattctttCCCATATGTATATGTgcgatagaggattatatgtattggttgttattgaaaggtgatgaaaatagggttatggtctattttgcatggtttagatgtattgaattgtggaaggtggatatggtaattgagttatggaaggtggatatggtgatatactattgaattgatgattatttatgtctatggctcaatttggtttaatggattagttggaaagataaatgaatccaaacttgatattggaggatgttgtatgaatatgcatggcatgtgaatgtaattggagtataagagggttaaagtgacaccgtttatggtgtaattaaggcttactaatTAACCACTAGTTTCGTgcattcaaataattgaattgtgatatttggttgctaatactagattggtatatatgttcattgtagataagtaatccgaaaagacaggaagtccatttgggactagtattgaaggttgacagtaaggtatgtaaagcatactctataccatatctttggcataaaagtgaacaattgttcgaTTAAGAAAGTTTAAAAAGTTATTCAATAAAATGTGATCcgtaatggttttgtatgatgtcctacgttaccaatgaacttgtttccaccctacaagatgtcaagacattccaatacttacttgttttctaaATCTTACATgcttattgcactaatgaatgtcagaaggtatccggtaactcaaacaagatccatgtgatattaatgactccaaaacgtttcattgatatactaataagttcctacttcattgttatggcattgatgactccaaaacacttcatggatgtgccaatgagttcttacttcatcgttattgcattgatggtctatttatatgtctcttattgatgtatcattgtttcaaagtatcaaaaatgtggtggcgaccgaaataacaatctcaaaaattaattgaacaaagtgatggaagttctctcttatcgggtggtatcccagggacaTAAGCATATCATGGGctgatccctatttatgtgtttatgggtggtatcccaagggaataagcctatcatgggtcgatcccagttgatatgtactggaggcatcctaatggtcacagtacagtatagtaatgattacaaagatgataagaacaaaggtaaagtgattgaataaatacaatgaacaGGTTGTCACAAAttttagtaagtgtggtccactcctattacgatttattcactagtttctaatttttattgagctcctatataatatgtgattatctacagctttacatactcagtacatattttgtactgacgtcccccacgggggacctgcatttcatgctgcaggcacaagtacctcagctcatacaccgcacaagtaggagtcaggatatccagctgcttttggtgagctccagttttcttcggggctttccgtgtcatatccagtcacttttggtattgtacagaagttagttatatggcggggtgtgtcccgaccttagttaaactctttgtattgtctagaggctttgtagaactAATGTATAGTTAAGGtgttgttttgttaatagacgtgatggctccaatggccaagtattgtatatacatatatatatgtgcgcTCGAGCTTacacaggtgattatttccttttatatgcgatatgatgctatccaaatttcgggttgtcatagaggtatgcataggAAGTATAAGGTGATGAGCTGGTTCTCttgggcctcctcggttatggttgccagtctgccccaataggatttgaggcttgaCACTTGTGCCGTTGAATTTGACTTGTTAACTACAGAAATAGAGTTATCTAAAGAGACAGGTTGTCGAGCTCCAGAAGACCCCGTCCTCTGCATTTACGACTGTGATTTTTTCGGTAGTACAGCTACGATGAATATGTGTTCCAGGTATCAAAAGGACATGATACTACTGAAGAAGGAACATGCAAAGCTTGCAGCTGCATCCAGCAAAGACGTCGTACGCAGAAGCTCAAGCAGCGATGAATCAGACCTTGCTCTTGCAGGTGCCGCAGTTGTATTTGCAGATTTAgcctctcaaatttctcaagtgAAGTCAAAAGAGGGTTTGAAAAAGTGCACAGCTTGTCGTAAGCGTGTGGGATTAACGGGGTTCAGTTTCAAATGTGGTGATCTTTTCTACGCAGTTTATCATTATTCAGACAAACACAACTTCCCGTTTGATTATAGGAATGCTGGTCAGAATGCAATAGCAAAAGCAAATTGTATCATCGTAGCAGAAAAGCTTAATAAGATCTAACAAGCACCTATCGAAAGGTTGTATGAACTGAAGCAATGCCCATCTTTCGATAAGTTGGCCTCGTCTTACAGGGTGACGATGAAACTTTtgcgtgggggtgggggtggggggtaccCTAGAGCCTAGATAATCCTGGTGTGTAAGTTATTTATGATCTTGGTGCACATTTTCATGGAATTTGTTCTTGTTTTGTCCCCATTTATGGGCTCCTTGTCTAGTGTAATATGCATAATGTAGGTCATCTTGATGAATTTCACATTCATACATCCGCGTTTTGGAATCCTGAATTCGCCTCCGTGGATTCTTCAAGATTCCAAAGTCTCCTTTGAGTATCAATATTGTAGAGTTTTTTTTTGTAGAGATGTCAATACGGGTTGGCTCAGCCCATCCGAGCTAGCCCGcacgggctttgagtttgacgggtcaggTTGGGCTATCCTATCAAAATGATGAGCCAAAAAATATCAAGCCACACTATTACTCTGTGGGTTGCGGGCCTTATGGGCCAgcccactttaaaaaaaatatattttataatttaattttagaatgttaatagacATAAATATTACCAATCAATATTACATAGTATTAATACTTTTTAATTAAGTATCCACCACCCCCAAAAATACTcataatagcgaaattaaataacttttgacatccGTTCTGCCCTTACATCGTCAAAGTAAGGGTTAAGCTATAGAACTAGACACATaagagaaagagaggagagaaGAACTTTACTTCTCTACTGAGGCacatgatatccttcgaaccaaataaaaatactactccctccgtaccaaattatgtgtcgccatttccttttttgtccgtcccaaaataaatgtcgtctttccttatttggatttttttaaggacacaattacctttttacccttattggacccacttgattttaaatatattaatacttcttttttagtatttgtttttttaaaataaaagtctcatcacttcaatcaaaatttaaattttcagccttttatttttatagtatcaaatttatttta includes:
- the LOC107846119 gene encoding zinc finger A20 and AN1 domain-containing stress-associated protein 8-like is translated as MYTSSRPDYPLQESSVIDTGKIIEIELSKETGCRAPEDPVLCIYDCDFFGSTATMNMCSRYQKDMILLKKEHAKLAAASSKDVVRRSSSSDESDLALAGAAVVFADLASQISQVKSKEGLKKCTACRKRVGLTGFSFKCGDLFYAVYHYSDKHNFPFDYRNAGQNAIAKANCIIVAEKLNKI